AAAGAATACAAGCCTAAAAGTGCTGACGATGCCCTTCTGAAATGCAGAATCACTGGCCAAGAGTCAAACTCGATTTATCTCGATATGGAAAAAATACAGAAGAAACACTTAATCTCTAGTTTCCTATAACAATGTTACAATTTAAGAGTCACACTGACTGGAATTCAACGACAATGTTAAACCAATGCTATAACTCTGCAATGGCTGTTTTAAGTGATTAATTTTAGTCCCCTTGGGGAGTGATGAAGCAGATAGTCTTACAACTAATTAATTAATAACATAACTAGTGTAACTAAAATTTCGTGAAAGATGGGATGAAGTGTAGTGTCTGAGCGGAACCTTGGGAGGGCGATTACGTTAAAAGACAACCAGATTATAATAGGTTCATATCTACATGGAATAATTTATACACTTGTCGGCAGAATTACAGACAGTAGGCTGGCGTGTTTTAACGAGATATCTTATTCTGGGATGGGATGTTGCCCATCAGTCTGCCGATGAACACAGCGGAACTGAAGTCCCCAGGGGCTCACGCTGCCACCCCGAAACGAAGTCATTTTATACAGCGGAAATGACATTTGCCAACACGTACTTGTCAACATGTGGCGCAATAACTTTAGTGCCAAATGTCGTTTAAGCTGCACTTTACCATCCTAGCAGGACCCAGGCCATTTCAGCACGCGTTCCTTCCCAGTAAGGAAGCCCTATCTCGGGAGCTAGGGAAGAGTTACGCGCATTATACTTCAAAGTAAAAAAAAGTTTGCCGTAAAACTGGGAAATCCTACTTCTTCGCCATTAGTGTCCCAGCCCAACTTCTCAATCCACCCACGGCACACACAGTGTCAAACTTCCAACATGTTGAAATCCATATTTAGCCGCTGTGTAACAATGTGTTTCCTCTTAAAAGCACAAATCCACCGAATCTGAATAGCAGCCCACTATAGTTAGCAAACACAAAGAATCACTCTTCGAATGCATAGGAACCGACAAAGAATCAAAACGGTTTCAAACTTTGTCCCTCCCGTAACCGATCTGCGTGAGTAACTGACGGCAAAATACATAAATAATTGTATCAGTGATTGAGGAGAGGGAGAATATATTATCAATGGACTATATCGCATTTCTAGCcaagcaataaatatttaatGCGCTGACGGAAGACAAGTTGCATGGTTTTCCCATAAACTGAGTGGTTTACCAAGGACAGGTCCATCTAGCTAATGGGCTTAGTCCCGAGGTCTCTAACTGGAAGTGAGAAGGAAGAAACAAACTGACTTCCGAGTCTCAGGACCTCCGAGATGGACACCCATCAAGTCCCGGTGAGCACCCTTCAGAGCGAGGGCTGGGGACGGGGGAGGTGGGCGACCGAGAAAGAACATTTAAATTCTTTCGGTTGGTGTACTGAAACTCGACGCCGGGTTTTTCAGCCATTCAGCCACAAGAGGAAGGGTCTGAGCCTGCAACGAACACAGGAAGAACCCACAGGAAGGTGCTTAACATGGAAGGGGATAGATGGTCCCGATTCCCTGGGTAAATTATAAACGCTCAAACGCCAAGATAGTAATAGAACCATTAGATTTTCAGGAAGATGCTCTGTACAAACATCTCGCTGAGAGCCTACACtccactctcttctcccttcttgcGCGCACACACGTGCTGGGGTAGTCTGGGCGCCAGAAGTAATTCAATCTCTCTTGGAAATCTCTACAGTGAGTGAAGAAAGCTTTGGAGGTGTGCTTTCTGAACATCCACAGGGTTAATATTGTTCACGGTAGAAGGGGTGTCTTGGTCATAAGGGTTTGTCGAGGGTTTTAGGACAAGGTGCCTTCGAAACCTTCCTGCACACGGTATTGGAGTTCTTGCACCTGCAGCCCGGCCTCTTGACGCCGTCGTAACATCCCTGGCAGACCCGGAGGCATCCTTTAGCTGGCAAATAGCACCATAAGCAGGGCAGGAAGATGGAGATGAGGCCCATGGCGGTCCAACGAGCGCAGCAGTGGCCTTGGCTGCAGGAGCACGGATTGTCCGCACAGTTGTCCTCGTCGTCGTTGGAACAGTGGTAGAAGAGGCCCTTGACACAACATACACAAGTGCCGTAATCTAGGGCGCTCTGGAATGAGCAAAGGCACCTCTGGTCACAGAGCCAGCACGAAGGCAGAGTCCTCGGGGCTGTGCAGGAGCCGCACTTGCACTTCCCGCATTCCTCGCACCGCAGAGAGTGTTGGTTCCAGTCCTCGCCACCCAGAGTCTTGTTAAAGTCGGGTTTGAGGTCAGCCTTGGGCTGTGCCCTGACAATTCCTTGGGCAGAAGGCGATGAGCTGAGGCTAACCAGCAGTCTCTGGTCGGAGGTGGTGCTGCTGCGGGACGCGGAACTGACAGTACTGGTAGATCGGCTCAAGTGTTGCTGCACCTGCTGATGGAGCTGCGTGGAGGAGCGTGGTTCCACGCCCAGGCTCAGCTCCGTTGTCCTTTCCCACTTCTGCGCCGCGCTGGACGGGCTACTGGTCGCGACCTTCGCACTGAGGACCATGGGCCTTTCCACGTAGTCGTTGTTGGCTCGGATGGCCCGGATCTGATCGATGGAGAGCACCGGACCCTGCATCTCTCCCGGGTCAGGATCAATCCGCAGTCGTCCCCTGTCGTGAGCGagctggagagggaggggtggctCCACGTGCGTTGGGGCTTCCATCAGACTGCGACCGGTGCAGGCCTGCGGGCTGGCTGCTCATCGGTCAGACCTGTGGCGAAGACAGAACGGAGAGAAATGTCAGGAAGAGAACACTCACACACTGCCGCGGACCCGCCCTCCGCCTTCATGTCTTGGCGTTTGGGAGCCCTCCTTTCCTACCATACCTATCCAGTTAACCAGAAATAAGAGAGGAAAGCCACTTTACCCCTCCCAATCTAGCCTCCCCCACCTGATCCAAACATCGCGCCCGGCAGAGGCTCAACATCCAGCCTTTAAGTCCTTAAGTTTGGAAGAAGGGAGAAAATATTTAAAACAATTAGGCGATTCAACCTCGTGCAAGACATGACAGGTATCATACACAGTGTCCGGATTTCATAATCATTTTTAGCATAGACTGGGCGACACGGTAAAGAAATTTGCAGTCGGAATGGTAAAACATCTCTTTATAGGTCTAAGACTGTCTTCGTTCCTCCTAAAGCAGCAACCAGTTTTATTTACACATTCAGCAGGACCATTAGAAACACACTGAACTCCGGCTCACAGTTCACACACGCACTCTCCGAGAACGGATTCATCATGACTTCCCTGCTCCATCCACTTTTCCCTTTCAGtcactgctgggggggggggggtaattgcCGAGGAAACATTGCTGTTCATCGGCCAAGTGACACCTCGCATATCCCGCTTTCAGACCTACCTACCCGTTCCCGGTCACTTAGAGATACTACGCGTCAAAAGCTCATGGTATTTTACACATGCCATAGCCCGACAACGCACAGCTGAATGCAAACCATCTGTTGCAAATTCAAAATCGTGACATTGTTTAGCAGTCCGGATTGCAAAACAAGATTCAATTCTACATTATTTTCCTAGCGTAACTGAGTTTACCCGCTTCCTAGAAATAGTCATCACTCTCTGCGGTGCGGCTGTAGTCAAAAGTGCTGAAATGTCTAACCATGTTCATTGTTCTAGATGCAGGAGGAAGCTGGCTCCACGGACAGTCAGGACGATACTGAAGCGGAGATGAAGAGCGAGGAATGAGCCCCAGCGGAGCGCCATGCTCTTCCAACTGCTATTGAATGGCAGGGTGTCTGCATTTCCGGTTGTGTCGAGTCCGATACAGCAAGTTGGCATGAAATGGATACTACATGGGAAAAGTCAAATACTTGTCGGGGCTATTAGACAGCGCTACACACTGACCAGGCTCCGCTGTAAACACATGCAGAACCACCCATTCTCTTCGGCACTGGGACCACATGTAGGAGAGTGAGTTCTCCGCCAGCCTTCCACATAAATCAACCCTCGGGggccccaccccatcccacctaACTCCGGGCATACTTAATGTTCGGGGCACTCCCCGGTTAGAGATTCGTCGGTGGGAactgaaaatccaaatgaaaTCGCAGACACTGAAATACAAACAAATGCATAAAAGTAGCTGTCCAATaaatatgtttaagaaaaacaatgcccccccccctccagttAAGGGATTACACATTTACCATAAAATTCAGGTGAAGACTGGCCCGGTCTGTGTTCAATAGCCAGAAGGCAGTGAACTTTACAGTCTGGCTTTCGTTCTTTAATGGATAGGGCTGGATCCGTTTCTCAAGTAGTTACAGTAAAATAAGGCTGCTCTTAGGTTTTGATCGATATTAAATAtaatctcctccccctcccttcacaCCAGTAACAGTATGCTGCGGCCGGGTCTAGTTTAATGCAGTCAGTCCCCTGTGTTAAGAGATAAGTGATCAATGATCGGAAAGATCTTGGCATTTGTTTGAAATTAGTGTTAACCCTGTGCAGAAAACCAGCTCAAGTCTGGCACATTAAGCGTACAGACCCGACAAAATAGAATATATAACGTATAATACACACTTAGGCAAGCCGTGTTATATTGTAAACCGGCGTGCAGGTCCCTCACCTCGCCAAAGATGTCGGTTGTTCCTTTGCGATGTGAACTGTGGCAGTAACCTTGTCTGCTGTGCTTCAAGTGCAGCGAGTATCCGATCAATGACAAGCTCCTAGAGTGAAGGGCGCTGTGTCCTGGGGAGACTACCGGCGGAGCATACCCCTCCCGATGCCGCAGCAGCTCTGCGAGTGACTCAGATGCACTTCACACCACGATGATTTTTCCCCCAAACAAACAGCACCGTCCCGACTCCACACTCTCTTCAATATGCAGTGATTTGTCCGGTTATAGCTAATGGCTAAATGGCGTCATCCACGTGAAACTGAATAGGCCATTTGCCGTCCCAAAGGCTTCTCCGCATCCGGTCGTGGGCCATTGGTGAAGCTGAAAAACTATTTAAAGCAAAAGCTTGTTAAATAATCGGCACTGACGGAGTAAATGTGCTGCTCGCAACCTTTGAATTGCGAGTCGAAGTTTTTAAACCCACCCCAAATGTTTCGTGCACTGCGAGTCTCCACACGGGAAACACCCTCAGATTAACATGTTCTCCCGCGGAGATTCATATAATCTTTATGCAAAAAAGACAAGGCGATGGCAGGGGCAGAGCGGACATGCTATTTATACGGTATACTTGGGAAGAAGgcaagcatttttgaaaatattgaTTCATATTTTCGATCCATAGAAAGCCATTACCGATGCTTTTAAAACCACCTGGGTAATCTCAGAGAGAGGGGGGATGACAGGACTGAAGATAGTGTCTCGACTCCCCCCAGGTCTGATTCCCTGTCACCGAGCAGCAAATTGCCACCTGTTCGCGCAGTTGGAGAGGCATTTTAACCTGGCCACCTGTTATGCTGAAACTCTGGTGCTTTTTCTGCATGTTCATTTTCTCCGATTTTGTTGGTTTAAGATTATTAAACTCCACAGCAGTACTGTTGAGAGACTTGCGTCTGCTAAGGAACAATCGGTGTATGAATTACAGCAAACCTGTAACAGGTGTTTGTCCCGGTTATAAGCAGAAGGGTCTACCAGAAACATCAATAAAGTTTGATTTAGCGCGGAAGGTGACTGAATGGCGTAAGAAGCCATTCACAATCCCTGTTTTCTCCTGGCCATTCTTCTGAATCATCTCCCAACATATGACATCAGGGCACAGAGGAGGGACTCCGGTTCGGTCTCTCACTTAGTGGGAGGTCACGGGGTAAACAAAGCCTTTGAACCGCTTGTCGAAAACATACAGGATTTGGCATGAGCTGGATTCCCTTCAGCATTCATACAGCACAGTAAGCTCTCATCTATGACCTTGTGACTGAAAACCACAAAAGAGCAAAATCTTGCCTCCAAAGAGACTCCTTGTCACGTGCTTTGAACAACCATCTCTTCAATTTGCCTTTACACCGTTTTGTATAAATTGTTTAGTTAAGTAGTTTGTATGATTTATTTTCCTGAATGTAGATCATGCATTCCTTACTGCCAGCAAGAGCAGTAAAACCGCCGATTTAAAGGCAGTGGTGCTGCTTGGCTCGAAACAATATTGTTACGATAATAAGACATCTGAACTTTAATAATGCTTTATCACTAAATATTAATAATATAGAATAAGCAATGTTAAATGGAACTTAAAGCTAAATTACTGTGCACTATAATTATATTGCTAAACGCATTGCCGTTCTCTGTCGTTGTTTAGCTTATATTTTTTCCAACTAAATATTCATTTTTCTAACTGAATGTACCTACTCGCATTGAAAAGTTTATTTAGACCACACGACACACATTGAGATTTTGCAGTTTGTCACCTTCCTTAAAAGTAGCTGCAAAGGATGGATTCCCGAGACTTGGTAGACTCACCCAGGTGCATCTGTCACTCTCAAACCAAGCAGATCCTATTTATCAGAATCCCTGAATGTCCAGAAACTCAGACGAACGCTGGGAGGCTTAAATTCCGAACAGACCCTTTATCCCGAGGAATGCAAGCCTGCCAGCCAGTGTGTCTCAAATGGACACTATCTTATGTCGGGATAGGAATGAGAGGGCTGACCTGTTTGACAGTGTTTTCCCTCGTCAAATTAAACCTAAACGGTTTGTTTTTAATCCCTTTCCTCACCCCTCTGCCTCTCAACTCTAAAGACCAAGAGCCGACTAAAGCATTTCTCTTCCCTAAAGGTGCCTTTCCCGCAAAAATCCATGAACCTTTCTACACAGTTCCCATCTAGTCTAATCGCTCCTATTAAACTACACCTCTGTTTCAGGTACTGACATTGGTCCTTGAATTTTATTCCAATGGGCTTTCAAACTGAACTTCTTTGCAAACATTTTGTTTATGCATGATTTTCTATTACTAAATGTACCATTAAATTCTTGTAACTTGGACTTGGAGCTGAGGTGGTAAATCGTCTCATTTTGGGAAGGGAAATTTTCAATGAGAAGGGCTTATTGGATAGTTTCCTTTgacatcatcatcaccatcagaTCTAAACCAGATGAATTGGATGAAGCTATTACTTATGTACTGTTAGACTGCCATCACCTCTCCTTGTACCTTGCTCATGGAAACACTTTCATAAAGCAAATATGTGCTATTTTACAGCCTATGGCTAACAATGATCTTTTCAAATCCAGATCCGATTGCATCATGGtaataaacatttgacatttgGTGTCAATAATAAATTACTTCTGGACTCAAAATCTGGCACACCTTTACTAATGGCCTAATATCTATCCTGGTCTACATGTACAACTATTACCAACTCTTAActtcccactgtgtctgtcaaGCAACCTAACACTGCAAATTACCTAGCAGATCATTTGGTAGTATCACATGTAGATACCTTTGAGGAAAATAAATGTCTAAATAATACCCCTACCAGGAATGCTTgcattacagagaatgatgtttcTTTTACAAATTTGATGGTCATAAATTGGGATGTTTGAAATAAATTGAATTGTTCCTTGTGAGAGAAGTATGCAAACTAACAGGTCATATCGGTAGAATCTATTGTCCAATTACTTTGGCTGGGAAATTGTTAACACTGTTTTATAATCTTCACAGTCAAGATGTTCTCCTGAAATGAAGCAAAGGTAACAGCTGAAGTTTCAAGCAAAAAGGAAAAGATAAGAAAGATTACCGTTGCATTACCAGGTGGAAGTGTGAGCGAGAAATAACCTAGAAAGGAGGGAATGTGTGAAGCAAGTAGAATGCCTTTCAAAATTGGTAGACTGTAGAATAGGGTTGTTTCTGTGAATTGAGTGATTTAGAAAGCGCTCAGACAGTTTTTGTGAAACAGAGATTTGCCAGGTGTAGAGTGCTTCTCTcaaagggggaaagggggagggggtgttTAAGAGGTAGAGTTGCTCGGTGAATGAGCAATCAAGCATGTCTTTGTAAATGGAAGGTggcatgtgggggtgggggagagtaggAGGAGTGGTTTGCTAGAGGTAGCAAAGCATTTCTTTAACTGGGAGATGAAGGATTCTTTTGTAAACCTGAGAATTTTGAAGGCAGTAAAAAGTAGCCGATTTTTTTCGGTGTTAGGTTGTTTGACAGATGCATTCAAAATGTATTTGAAGTAAAAGTATGGCACTAGTGATTAAAATTCACTGTAACTGCACATGTCTGTGATTTTATCCTTATACAGTACCCTAATTCAGAAATCTGGGAAATTAAGTCAGGGAAAGGCCATACGGTACGCCAAGCCTGCTGCATGCTTCAGTAGGATGATATGTTTGAATCCACTCTGCTGCCTGATCTCCATATCCTCTGATTCACTTTGCTGAAAAATCCATCAACCTTGGTTCTAATGATTGAGCATCCAAAGTCCTCTGAGATGGAGCATTTTACTCCTCTCCAGTTCTCTGAAGAAAGTGTTTTTTTCTCAATCCAGTTCAAAATGGTTAACTCATTGTGACTTAACATCATCCAATTCTGGATTTTCTACCAAGAAGAAATGATCTCAGCATccattccctctgtccatctcagaaCCTTGTAAGCTGCAAGATACCATCGCGTATTACCCTAAACAATAGACTTTGGCAAATCGGTCTTTTCCCTTACACGACAACCCCTCATCCACAAAATTAGTCTAATGAATCCAAGGTGGCTATATGCTTGTTTAATGAAACTCTAAATTTCACTTACCCCCTTCACAATCtcaacaattttttttatttttgtgccaTAGTAATGATGACCAACATCCGGTATATTTGCCTTCCTAGTTacgcaatcatgaagaaggcatgctgtGGCTCTACcttatcaggagtttgaggagatttggtatgtccccAAGGACTCTTGCAATTACCTACAGATGTACGATGGAGAGCATCCAGACTGGCATGTTGGCGCTAATGCGCAAGAATATAAGAGGGTGGCAGatagttgtagactcagccagtttcaTCATGGGCACAGCCCGCCCTACCATTGCGGACGTATTCAAGAGGTGGTGTTTCAAAAAAGGAGGCATCTGCCACCAAAGACCCTTATCATCCGCGGCATGCCTACTTCTTGTTACTACCTTCAAaaaagaggtgcaggagcctgaacacccactctcagcaattcagaaacagctacttcccctctgccagaagatttctgaatggtccatgagcacTATCTCATAATTCTATTGTCTTTTGCACTAATTACTTATTTTGAAAATTATTGTACTTTTATGCCTTTGTACTcgagctgcaaaacaacaaatttcaagaagtATGTCAGGAATAGTAaacttcattctgattctgaattgtttCTTGTAACTGAATTCTTACTTCCTGTGTTTCCCAACACTTAATATTTCTCATAATCAAAAAGATTGTTTTTTACTcttccaacaaaaaaaaacacaacatcatATATTTTCAAGTTATGCTCTATCTTGTGACCACCACTAAACATATCAATACTCTTTTTCATAATCTctatttgaggagattacaagtatgaTAGATAAAAGgaatgcagtggatattgtaaatttgaactttcagaatgcctttgataaagtgccacacatgaggctgcttactaggTTAAGAGCCCATTCtactacaggaaagttactggcattgttagaacattggctgattggtagagggcagcaagtgggaataaaaggatccttttcaggttggccgccagtgaccagtggtgttccgcaggggtcagtgttgggaccgcttctttttatgctgtatattaatgatttagctgacggaatagatggctttgttgccaagtttgcgtttgatatgaagattggtgaaggggcaggtagtggtaaggaaacaggtaggctgcagaaggacttgcacagattaggagaatgggcaaaaaagtggtaaatgaaatacaatgttggaaaatgtaggGCTATGccatttggtagtagaaataaatatgcagactactttctaaatggggagaaaatccaaaagtctgagatgcaaaggcacttgggagtccttgtgcagaacaccctaaaggtcaaCTTACAGGGTGAGtcagtggtgtggaaggcaaatgcaatgttagcatttatatcaagaggtctagaatgcaaaagcagggatgtgatgctgaggctttataaggcactggtgaagcctcaccttgagcattgtgagcagttctgtgcTCTTCATCCAGGAATGCAAGTTTAATGGttctggatctgtactcgctggaatttagaaggatgggggggatctcattgaaactttttgaatgttgagtAGGTATGGAAagaatgcttcccatggtggggagggtctaggacaagagggcccagcctcaggatagaggggcatccatttaaaacagagatgcggagaaatttctttagccagagggtggtgaactagtggaatttattaccacaggcagctgtatatcacaggtcattgggtgtatttaaggcagagcttgataagttTCATaattagacatggcatcaaaggttatggggagtggggctgaggaggaaaaaaaggatcagccatgattgaacggcagagcagactcgatgggccaagtggcctaattctgctctgatgtcttatggtcttatgtacacCCACATCAAACTACAGTCTCCCATCTATTTCATATGATATTCAATGATTGTTGCACCAAAGAATTTAACATCATTTCAACTCTCTAAGAGCAAAAGATGGGAAACGTGTGGCTTCCCATTtgtctgtctctttgcatttcctaCTCTGTATTTTTAATTATAACATATCACAGCAGCAAAGTTTCACTTTCTCAAGTTTATTCTCATAGCTGGTGTTTATGATGTTCCTTCAGTTCATTTCATCTGAGCCTTGGTATTTGTTCATAAGTAAATCCTCATTGTTTTAGACTTGGCAGATTGACTTTTCTGATCAGCAACGAAAAGGATGTTTTCCAGACTGCTCTACTTTTACTGGCGAGGAAGGAGTGCAGACTGTCCCAGTCCCTTTTGTAAGAGGgaagaaaaacaaaatcaaaatcatctttattataaatttataatactACTGAGTTGAGTTGAATAAATGCTCTCCAATAAATGTACTCTATAATTTCGTAACAGTACCATATAGAGCAGAAAATCCAATTTCTATTAGGTTAATTGACAATAGCTGGGTGTTGTAATGGATTTCAGGATTGGCACGACTGCAACCCTTTATCCCCACATGTTAGTTGCTACTCCCAACCAAACAGGGTAGGAAGGGGCAAGTTAAGCAGTAGTGGAATGTTTTTGAATGTGGACTCAGGTGAAATGAGGATTGAACTCAgctctgatccattttctctggCTGCAGTGAATAGCCTGCCATCATTCATGGCCAAGGTACATTGATCAAAATTGCCATGTCAGTAGAATGCTGGACAgtaactgatccctgtggaattaCGCATGACATCTTGTGAAAGTATATATAGTAAGAAGGAGGAAAGAAATTTTTCAATGAAAGCAAGAAAAAATGTGGCACTCTGTTTCCATTTAAAAACTGATTGGAAAACAAGTGTCAGGAACTGTGAGAGTCCTGAATCCTTCAGTCCAATTGAGATTAAAGATGCAAATAGTCATAATATTCTAGGATATTACAAAATCACACACACAACTATCAACATGAGCTTCAAGGTGCTTTCTAAAGGAATTACTCTCATTGCAATTTGCTTTCACTTTAGTTGCACCTTTAGCACCAATTTACACATTTAGTGTTATTGTGGTACAAAGTTTAACAAAGGGCATGGTTGTACCTGAACATTTTTAGTTGCACCTTTAGCACCAATTTATACATTTAGTGTTATTGTGGTACAAGGTTTAAGAAGGGCATGGTGTatctgaacatttttaattgTAAGAAAGAAACAAGGAAACAAACTAATGGAACCAGATTAGAATCCCAAATTTACTTGAGTTTCATTAGCCACtatggaagaaatgtaatctatttccatagaacatcacagcagcACAGAactaggccttttggcccttcttggctgtgccgaaccatttttctatctagtcccactgacctgtacctggaccatatccctccatacacctctcatgtacctgtccaagttttccttaaatgttaaaa
This DNA window, taken from Hypanus sabinus isolate sHypSab1 chromosome 8, sHypSab1.hap1, whole genome shotgun sequence, encodes the following:
- the LOC132398160 gene encoding protein sprouty homolog 2-like, giving the protein MEAPTHVEPPLPLQLAHDRGRLRIDPDPGEMQGPVLSIDQIRAIRANNDYVERPMVLSAKVATSSPSSAAQKWERTTELSLGVEPRSSTQLHQQVQQHLSRSTSTVSSASRSSTTSDQRLLVSLSSSPSAQGIVRAQPKADLKPDFNKTLGGEDWNQHSLRCEECGKCKCGSCTAPRTLPSCWLCDQRCLCSFQSALDYGTCVCCVKGLFYHCSNDDEDNCADNPCSCSQGHCCARWTAMGLISIFLPCLWCYLPAKGCLRVCQGCYDGVKRPGCRCKNSNTVCRKVSKAPCPKTLDKPL